The genomic DNA TATCCGGAGGACGACCTCGACGGCGCCGAGCACCGGCTGCGGATGTTCCTCGAGCAGTACTGGGGCGGTCCCCGGACCTACGGCCAGGAACGCGGCCATCCCCGGCTGCGGATGCGGCACGCCCCGTTCCGCATCGGTTTCCTCGAGCGCGACGCGTGGCTGCGGTGCATGCACAGCGCGCTCGCGTCGATCGGCCCCGAGACCATCGACGACGCACACCGGCAGGCGCTGCTCGACTACTTCGACATGGCCGCCCAGCACATGGTCAACTCGGCGTTCTGATGACAGATCCGCGGTGGTGGTCACGCGCGGTCTTCTATCAGCTCTACCCGCGCTCGTTCGCCGACAGCGACGGTGACGGCGTCGGCGATCTCGACGGCGTCACGGCGCACCTGGACCATCTGCGCGCGCTCGGCGTCGACGCGCTGTGGCTCAACCCGGTGATGGTCTCCCCCATGGTCGATCACGGGTACGACGTCGCCGACCCGCGGGACGTCGATCCGCTGTTCGGCGGCATGGCGGCGCTCGATCGGTTGATCGCCGCCGCCGACGCGGCGGGCATCAGGGTCACCATGGACCTGGTCCCGAACCACACCAGCTCGGCGCATCCGTGGTTCCGGGCGGCCCTGGCCGCGGGTGCGGGCAGCCCCGAACGAGCCCGCTATCTGTTCCGGGACGGACGTGGGCCGGACGGCGCGCTGCCACCCAACAACTGGACGTCGGTATTCGGCGGGCCCGCGTGGACCCGGATCACCGAACCCGATGGCGGGCCCGGCCAGTGGTACCTCCACCTGTTCGATGCCGCC from Mycolicibacterium phocaicum includes the following:
- a CDS encoding globin, translated to MATVTEAQQSFYDEVGGAETFGLLVSRFYQQVRDDEILRPLYPEDDLDGAEHRLRMFLEQYWGGPRTYGQERGHPRLRMRHAPFRIGFLERDAWLRCMHSALASIGPETIDDAHRQALLDYFDMAAQHMVNSAF